In Candidatus Hamiltonella defensa 5AT (Acyrthosiphon pisum), one genomic interval encodes:
- a CDS encoding antirepressor, which yields MTLNPFIYNPQHAKSSAELANALQYARADFVTRIYDPKKDEFTPCMTETVNLTFNGIHNSLCEKTVRIFSLCGAHLIAMFANTPVAKEFRKWCLDILDKEVGVPEHQPQSPEVFNGNDLNNLA from the coding sequence ATGACTTTGAATCCTTTTATTTACAACCCACAACATGCGAAAAGCTCTGCCGAGCTTGCTAACGCATTGCAATACGCAAGAGCAGATTTTGTGACACGAATTTATGACCCTAAAAAAGATGAGTTTACACCGTGCATGACCGAGACCGTCAATTTGACGTTCAACGGAATACACAACAGCTTGTGTGAAAAAACGGTAAGAATTTTCTCCCTGTGTGGGGCGCATTTGATAGCGATGTTTGCCAACACGCCTGTCGCCAAAGAATTTCGAAAATGGTGTTTAGATATTCTCGATAAAGAAGTCGGAGTGCCAGAACACCAACCTCAATCCCCGGAAGTATTCAACGGCAACGACCTCAATAACCTGGCTTGA
- a CDS encoding phage integrase Arm DNA-binding domain-containing protein, translating to MEKIQGPNRKNGRDLSPHLHVRHQGYYCYRDPRTGKEYGLGKEKRMAINEAISANRQICDAPVSLNDRINEVKALSMTEWMEQFTKK from the coding sequence ATGGAGAAAATACAGGGCCCGAACAGGAAAAACGGCCGGGACCTCTCTCCTCATCTGCATGTTCGTCATCAGGGCTACTACTGCTACCGAGACCCACGGACGGGGAAAGAATATGGATTAGGAAAGGAAAAGCGAATGGCCATCAATGAAGCCATTTCCGCCAATCGGCAGATTTGTGACGCCCCTGTGAGCCTGAACGACAGAATCAACGAAGTGAAGGCGCTCTCGATGACAGAATGGATGGAACAATTTACAAAAAAATGA
- a CDS encoding phage integrase central domain-containing protein, whose amino-acid sequence MRDYRLRLKAINNTFGDKEIKKVTTKEMAEFLNSYPEQGKTATAKLIRGILIDLFNEAIAEGHLETNPVVATKAPRVQVQRTRLSLEEFLLIRECSRHFPS is encoded by the coding sequence CTGAGAGATTACCGTTTAAGATTAAAAGCCATCAACAATACTTTTGGTGACAAAGAGATTAAAAAAGTCACCACGAAAGAGATGGCAGAATTTTTGAACAGTTACCCTGAGCAGGGAAAAACCGCCACGGCAAAATTAATACGGGGAATATTGATTGACCTTTTCAATGAAGCAATCGCAGAAGGACATTTAGAAACCAATCCCGTGGTGGCGACAAAGGCGCCTCGGGTACAGGTACAGCGAACGCGTTTATCTTTAGAGGAATTTTTATTGATAAGGGAGTGCAGCCGCCACTTCCCATCATGA
- a CDS encoding phage integrase Arm DNA-binding domain-containing protein, producing the protein MARKRKTANRDLPPHLYVRNNGYYCYRDPRTGKEYGLGKEKRMAINEAISANRQIFDAPVSLNDRINEVKTLSMTEWMEQFTKK; encoded by the coding sequence ATGGCCCGCAAAAGAAAAACGGCTAATCGGGACTTGCCTCCTCATCTGTACGTTCGCAACAACGGCTACTACTGCTACCGAGACCCAAGGACGGGGAAAGAATATGGATTAGGAAAGGAAAAGCGAATGGCCATCAATGAAGCCATCTCGGCCAATCGGCAGATTTTTGACGCCCCTGTGAGCCTGAACGACAGAATCAACGAAGTGAAGACGCTCTCAATGACAGAATGGATGGAACAATTTACAAAAAAATGA
- a CDS encoding excisionase, whose product MEITLKEWNQKQPRPRCIEQVRRWVRAGIIYPAPRLDGREYLVQANAIKINPLSVKYHTGQTLMEKIHGPQKKNG is encoded by the coding sequence ATGGAAATCACGCTTAAAGAGTGGAATCAAAAACAGCCTCGCCCCCGTTGCATCGAACAAGTCCGTCGATGGGTCCGCGCGGGCATCATCTACCCCGCTCCTCGTCTCGATGGCAGGGAATACCTCGTTCAGGCCAATGCCATCAAAATCAACCCCCTCAGCGTCAAATATCACACTGGACAAACCCTCATGGAAAAAATACATGGCCCGCAAAAGAAAAACGGCTAA
- a CDS encoding phage antirepressor Ant gives MSQTHPLIAIKAHLINGKTVQTVNARDLYHFLEVRLSFSTWMKNHINRYEWVDNTDYLVFTHSGPHAGRPFKDYVLTLEKAKEMTMLTCTEKVRALENRLNEILS, from the coding sequence ATGTCTCAAACACATCCCCTGATTGCCATCAAAGCGCACCTCATCAATGGGAAAACCGTTCAAACGGTCAATGCCCGTGACCTTTATCACTTTTTGGAAGTGCGGCTCTCGTTTTCAACCTGGATGAAAAATCACATCAACCGCTACGAATGGGTCGACAATACAGACTATCTCGTTTTTACCCATTCTGGACCTCATGCCGGACGCCCGTTCAAAGACTATGTCCTCACCCTGGAGAAAGCGAAAGAGATGACGATGCTGACATGCACCGAAAAAGTGCGCGCTCTTGAAAACAGGTTGAACGAAATCCTGTCCTGA
- a CDS encoding BRO-N domain-containing protein, which translates to MTNQLLTPFCFESFVIRVVIINNETWFIAQDICCALQIQNVTQAVERLDDDERSMFNIGRQGQVNIISESGLYTLVLRCRDAVKKGTLPHRFRKWVTHEVLPQIRKTGQYLPEKYQPESPEVFNGNDLNNLARLVWEMSDGFRFENSWSHGIWFALRQVTGIPSPKPFQTRHIPLIAEECVRIFHLTNRFKDVVADTEKQVIRRVIRQREDADNVISEMHALLEAAAHQTEHTLSSTLEKWQQRELRQFLHRGQTT; encoded by the coding sequence ATGACCAATCAATTACTCACGCCCTTCTGTTTTGAATCTTTTGTCATTCGTGTTGTGATCATTAATAATGAAACTTGGTTCATTGCTCAAGATATTTGTTGTGCATTACAAATTCAAAATGTAACTCAAGCAGTTGAAAGACTTGATGATGATGAGCGATCTATGTTTAACATAGGCCGTCAGGGGCAAGTTAACATCATCTCTGAATCTGGCTTATACACTCTTGTACTTCGTTGTCGAGATGCTGTAAAAAAAGGAACCCTGCCTCATCGTTTTAGAAAATGGGTGACTCATGAAGTGCTCCCTCAAATTCGTAAAACAGGACAATATCTTCCTGAAAAATACCAACCTGAATCCCCAGAAGTGTTTAACGGCAACGACCTCAATAACCTGGCTCGCCTAGTCTGGGAGATGAGTGACGGATTTCGTTTTGAAAATTCATGGAGTCACGGCATTTGGTTTGCTCTGCGGCAGGTCACCGGGATTCCCTCTCCGAAACCGTTTCAAACCCGTCACATTCCTCTTATTGCCGAAGAATGCGTTCGGATTTTTCATCTGACGAATCGCTTCAAAGACGTCGTCGCAGACACAGAAAAACAGGTCATCCGTCGTGTTATTCGACAACGGGAAGACGCCGATAACGTCATTTCAGAAATGCACGCTTTACTGGAAGCGGCGGCACATCAAACCGAACACACCTTGTCATCGACCCTGGAAAAGTGGCAACAGCGTGAATTAAGGCAATTTCTTCACCGAGGCCAGACGACTTAA
- a CDS encoding BRO-N domain-containing protein, whose translation MSHILKTPLMLFQSAEANIQLQGMLYQGKPVFFAVELAKALGYKNPHEALQDNCKLLIKLNSSQTLELNLGFKPKGIILAPESDLYRLILKSKLPSAERVQDWVCEEVLPTLRQQGSYSMNKTHRDAGSGLPEFRKARAMQIQMEIAEKTFQWATGLSDIARQAVIAGLINPIAGHEVIPLPVIEEQHYSATQVGKIFHVSANKIGRIANDNHMKTDEYGEYYLDTSRHSSKQVESFRYNEKAVKKFKRILMAEKEVKNHVLV comes from the coding sequence ATGTCTCATATCCTTAAAACACCCCTGATGCTTTTTCAATCTGCTGAGGCCAATATTCAACTGCAAGGCATGCTTTACCAAGGCAAGCCGGTGTTTTTTGCGGTTGAATTGGCCAAGGCGCTGGGATATAAAAACCCACATGAAGCTTTACAGGATAACTGTAAGTTATTGATTAAACTTAATTCTAGCCAGACGCTAGAATTGAATTTAGGTTTTAAACCCAAGGGAATTATCCTTGCCCCAGAGTCTGACCTGTACCGCCTGATACTCAAAAGCAAATTGCCCTCTGCGGAACGGGTTCAAGACTGGGTCTGTGAAGAGGTGTTGCCTACCTTGCGACAGCAGGGGAGCTATAGCATGAATAAAACCCATCGTGACGCAGGGAGTGGCTTACCTGAGTTCCGTAAGGCCAGAGCCATGCAGATTCAAATGGAAATTGCTGAAAAAACATTTCAGTGGGCAACAGGGCTTTCCGACATTGCCCGCCAGGCAGTGATTGCAGGACTGATTAACCCTATCGCAGGGCATGAGGTCATTCCTCTGCCTGTGATTGAAGAACAGCACTATAGTGCGACGCAAGTCGGGAAGATATTTCATGTTTCAGCCAACAAAATTGGCCGTATCGCCAACGACAATCACATGAAGACCGATGAATACGGAGAATATTATCTCGACACATCTCGCCACAGCAGCAAACAAGTGGAATCCTTTCGCTACAACGAGAAGGCGGTGAAGAAATTCAAGCGCATTCTGATGGCTGAAAAAGAGGTCAAAAACCATGTTTTGGTTTAA
- a CDS encoding excalibur calcium-binding domain-containing protein, whose translation MTSCEEARFYLKQCGLSALDRNQNGRPCEKLCR comes from the coding sequence ATGACCTCCTGTGAAGAAGCCCGTTTTTATTTGAAGCAATGCGGGCTGAGTGCGTTGGACAGAAACCAAAACGGCCGTCCTTGTGAAAAGCTCTGCCGTTAA
- a CDS encoding thermonuclease family protein → MKNILILLITGLLSAFSWADDITGRVVSVHDGDTLILLTPEQKQIKIRLAEIDTPEIGQPYGNQAKKALADLVFDQTLTARSNQKDRYGRVLAQLYLGEVWINAEMVKQGDAWVYRQHSRDPRLLAFETQAREEKKGLWALPESQRVPPWEWRKSRWTQRKHPPFLSEPAP, encoded by the coding sequence ATGAAAAACATCCTGATTCTGCTCATCACGGGTTTGCTGAGCGCTTTCTCGTGGGCGGACGACATCACGGGACGCGTGGTCAGCGTTCATGATGGCGATACGCTCATTCTGCTCACCCCTGAACAAAAGCAGATTAAAATTCGACTGGCAGAAATAGATACGCCAGAAATCGGCCAGCCTTATGGAAACCAAGCCAAAAAAGCGCTCGCTGATTTGGTTTTCGATCAAACCCTCACCGCTCGTTCAAACCAAAAAGACCGGTATGGCCGAGTCCTGGCTCAGCTGTATCTGGGAGAGGTGTGGATTAACGCGGAAATGGTCAAACAGGGCGATGCCTGGGTGTATCGACAACACAGTCGAGACCCGCGTTTGCTGGCCTTTGAAACCCAGGCCCGGGAAGAGAAGAAGGGATTGTGGGCCCTGCCAGAGTCACAACGCGTCCCGCCCTGGGAATGGAGAAAGTCGAGGTGGACCCAAAGGAAACATCCCCCTTTCCTCTCTGAACCCGCACCATGA
- a CDS encoding lambda-exonuclease family protein, with amino-acid sequence MMQQRTPDWFEARCGKVTASRLGDLMAKTRVGVAASRARYQAELICERLTGQREEGFVTAAMRRGTELEPEARDLYRLYFGNEVKEVGLIPHPAIPDFAASPDGLVHQEGLLEIKCPNAWTHLELLKTGQIKTPWRLQMQAQMMCTARAWCDFVSYDSRFPQSSPTFKSEFMLNLC; translated from the coding sequence ATGATGCAACAAAGAACCCCTGACTGGTTCGAGGCCCGTTGTGGCAAAGTCACGGCCAGCCGGTTAGGAGACCTGATGGCCAAAACCAGAGTGGGGGTTGCCGCCTCGCGGGCGCGATATCAGGCCGAGCTGATTTGCGAACGTCTGACCGGGCAACGGGAAGAGGGGTTTGTCACGGCGGCCATGAGAAGAGGTACGGAGTTAGAGCCTGAGGCCCGAGACCTGTACCGCCTGTATTTCGGGAACGAAGTGAAAGAAGTGGGACTGATACCCCATCCGGCTATCCCGGATTTTGCCGCCAGTCCGGACGGGCTGGTCCATCAGGAGGGATTGCTGGAAATCAAATGCCCGAATGCGTGGACACACCTGGAACTCCTTAAAACAGGGCAGATTAAAACCCCGTGGCGACTCCAGATGCAGGCGCAAATGATGTGTACGGCAAGAGCCTGGTGTGATTTTGTCAGCTATGACAGTCGCTTCCCTCAGAGCTCACCTACTTTCAAGTCCGAGTTCATGTTGAACCTGTGTTGA